The DNA segment TCACGTGCCGTTACCACACCGCCCCCGGCGTAGGGATCGATCAATATGCGTTCACCAAGGTGTTCCAGGCGCAGCAAAAAACGCCCCGGAAAGTCGATACCTTCGGCTTTCCAACCAAGCCCTGTCGCGACGTGAAGGTAGATTATGCACATGAGAACCGGCAGTCCGGAGCGCCGATCAATGACGTGCGACAGATTGGCGCTATCAGGATCATCAAACGCTTCTTCTGTTCCAAGATACCCATACCGGCGAGAAATAACTTGGTGGAGCGCTTCGACCCTAAGCTCTAAATCTGGGTCTTCTTGGTCAATCTTGGCATAGCGCCCGACTTCAGAAACCAAGCGCTTCAAATGCCGACGATAGGGCTCCAGTTTCAGGCCCGGACGCCCAACAAATGACAACCAAAGGGCTGCATCGGAAAGATTAATCTCATGATCGGCTTGTTTGCCGATTCGGGTCAGGCGGGTTCGAATGTTGGCAGACGGCCGCATCACTGAAGCCTTTCGCTTTTTAACCGCACATGGCTCACAACTTTGCGGACATAGCTAATGGCACGGGCATGGCCCTTAACCCGATTGAGTTCTGCCGTATTTTGGGCAATTCCGATCAGGTAGACCGTGCCGTTCACAGTTTCGATGGCGTAGTTAATGGCAAAAATATTTTTATCAAAGGTCACCTTGGTTTTTAGCTGTGCCGTAATCCACGAATCTCGGGTCAGGTCCCACACACCGGAATTTGCGATTTGAATTTCGTTGTAGACTTTTTTTACGCCGGGCACTTTCCAGGTGAGGCGCACAGCTTCGGCGCCGAGTTTTTCGTGTTCTTTGGAGAGCACACCGGTTATCAGCGCGCGGCCTTCGTAAACTTCGATGCTAACCCGTGCCGGAATTCGGACATTAAACTCCGTCCAGTTATGAATGATATTGAATTCTATCCGAGTATCGATGGCGGCGGTTTCCAGTCCTCTTTCTTGTGCGGCACCAACGCCTGTGGCCGCGCCGGCACCAATAGCGGTCGAGCATCCACTGAGGGCAACAGCGATTGCCAAAATGCTGCCTAAAGAACGAAATTTCGACCTCGATGCCTTCGTCGCCATACTAAATCCTTTTTAAGATGCGAATCCTGAAATCAGTTTACCGGGTTTTGCCTGCTAACGGGAAGAGCTTGTTTGAGGAATTATTGTCCTTCCCGCCAGGCATCGGTTAAGTGGCGCGGCCACGAACCCGGCACGATTAGCATGGCATCAAACCGCATATCCATATCTGAAAGCCCGGGAAATTTTGCGATGTAAGCTTGTGCCGCCCGGGTAATTCGTTCGCGCTGGCGAAAGCTTAAGGACTCGGCGGCCTCTGTTTGGCTCCTACGGGCCTTGACTTCAACGAACACAAGCAGTCGACCGCGTCGGGCGATGATGTCGATCTCCCCAACGGGAACGCGAAAACCTCGAGCCAATATTCGATAGCCCTTCAGCCGCAGGACCCAGGCGCAAATCGTTTCCGCAAATCGCCCCCGTTGCCAGGCCTGTCGCTTGGTTTTCGCTGGTCTCATAAATTATTTGGGCTCATAAATTATTTTTTTAAGTGCTAACGCGCGGGCATAGACGTCTCGTTTTGGCCATCCAGTCACTTCGGCAACCTCGGCGGTGGCATCTCGGACACTTGCCGCTTTCAATGCCTCAACCAGCATTTCGTCTATATCTTCAGCTGTCGCAGTCTGTTCGGCTTTTGGCGGACCGACCACAATTGTGATTTCGCCTTTGGGCGCACCTTCGGCGGCGTATGTTTCGGCCAGAACCTCCAAAGAATCTCGCCGCACTTCCTCGAACATCTTAGTCAGTTCACGGGTCACGGCGGCCGGGCGGGGGCCTAAGATTTCGGCCATATCTGCTAGGGACGTTGCCAATCGTTTGGCCGATTCCAAAAATATTAAGGTGGCGGGTGTGTTGGCCAGTTCCCCCAGAGCCTTTTTCCGCTTTCCGGATTTACTTGGCAGAAATCCAGCAAATAGAAACCGGTCTGAGGGCAGGCCAGAGAGGACCAAAGCCGTCAAAGTCGCGGATGGTCCGGGCAACGCAGTTACCGGCAAGCCCTCATCGGCAAAGGCTTGAACCAAATTTAAACCCGGATCAGAAACCACTGGCGTACCGGCATCTGATACCAGCGCCACGGTTTCGCCGTTTTTTACGCGCTTTATAATCGCTGGCCGCGCCTTTTCAGCATTATGTTCGTGATAGGGGATCAACTTGGCGGAAATGTCATGAAGACTCAAAAGCTTGCCTGTGACCCGCGTATCTTCGCAGGCGATGACATCACATGTTCGCAACACATCCAGCGCGCGCAGGGTGATATCCCGGGC comes from the Rhodospirillaceae bacterium genome and includes:
- a CDS encoding tetratricopeptide repeat protein, which codes for MRPSANIRTRLTRIGKQADHEINLSDAALWLSFVGRPGLKLEPYRRHLKRLVSEVGRYAKIDQEDPDLELRVEALHQVISRRYGYLGTEEAFDDPDSANLSHVIDRRSGLPVLMCIIYLHVATGLGWKAEGIDFPGRFLLRLEHLGERILIDPYAGGGVVTARDLRDLLKAVVGNHAELSPTLYDAANNRDILLRVQNNIKVRQLREKNLDEALETLEGMLLFAPDQPKLWREAGLLYARIDNVKQAVAALEEYIRLDTGDSARYSTTNLLQELRARLN
- a CDS encoding BON domain-containing protein; this encodes MATKASRSKFRSLGSILAIAVALSGCSTAIGAGAATGVGAAQERGLETAAIDTRIEFNIIHNWTEFNVRIPARVSIEVYEGRALITGVLSKEHEKLGAEAVRLTWKVPGVKKVYNEIQIANSGVWDLTRDSWITAQLKTKVTFDKNIFAINYAIETVNGTVYLIGIAQNTAELNRVKGHARAISYVRKVVSHVRLKSERLQ
- a CDS encoding YraN family protein, which produces MRPAKTKRQAWQRGRFAETICAWVLRLKGYRILARGFRVPVGEIDIIARRGRLLVFVEVKARRSQTEAAESLSFRQRERITRAAQAYIAKFPGLSDMDMRFDAMLIVPGSWPRHLTDAWREGQ
- the rsmI gene encoding 16S rRNA (cytidine(1402)-2'-O)-methyltransferase, coding for MPRPKSQRQNPQETDSQKSTGENPNHASVAPLHSRGPNRSQETEQEEPTDPHGLSKPLAKKPQPGLYVVATPIGNARDITLRALDVLRTCDVIACEDTRVTGKLLSLHDISAKLIPYHEHNAEKARPAIIKRVKNGETVALVSDAGTPVVSDPGLNLVQAFADEGLPVTALPGPSATLTALVLSGLPSDRFLFAGFLPSKSGKRKKALGELANTPATLIFLESAKRLATSLADMAEILGPRPAAVTRELTKMFEEVRRDSLEVLAETYAAEGAPKGEITIVVGPPKAEQTATAEDIDEMLVEALKAASVRDATAEVAEVTGWPKRDVYARALALKKIIYEPK